Proteins encoded within one genomic window of Panicum virgatum strain AP13 chromosome 1N, P.virgatum_v5, whole genome shotgun sequence:
- the LOC120655943 gene encoding uncharacterized protein LOC120655943 — MVSGLTYCQSQGVCRTYNCKQYAGSACDELKHVRQAVAPLILDDRQNPDTSCLDQGRSPMSWSTSYQAIEKQKLINIIIYDYYVSDPEDEWTLQVNREACELHLLHCLCYYIMYILLCFSGYRSSSS, encoded by the exons ATGGTTTCAGGCTTAACATACTGTCAGTCGCAAGGAG TATGCAGGACCTATAACTGTAAACAGTATGCTGGATCTGCCTGCGATGAGCTGAAGCATGTCAGGCAAGCAGTTGCCCCCTTGATACTTGATGATAGACAGAATCCTGATACTTCTTGTTTGGATCA GGGGAGATCACCAATGTCATGGAGTACCAGCTACCAGGCCATCGAGAAGCAAAAGcttataaatattattatctacGACTACTATGTGTCCGACCCTGAGGACGAGTGGACGCTGCAGGTGAACAGGGAGGCATGTGAGCTCCATCTCCTTCACTGCCTTTGCTACTATATCATGTATATATTACTATGCTTCAGCGGGTATAGGAGCAGCAGTTCATGA
- the LOC120655942 gene encoding uncharacterized protein LOC120655942, whose protein sequence is MRRRCHGPPPPLAARRAYGDVLRVQPRPSTPSSTSDQIDDYSSLLLVGNGLMAALRCGDGCCGGSLSNGVLRFVMTVGRRITPAPPRRGSDDLAAVATHGRPIPLPRVRCRLATGDLPACGPTAAPLPQPDSSDSGELPPGGSTAVRFFDSQRKWRPTPGHLPGRLD, encoded by the exons ATGCGAAGGCGATGTCACGGCCCGCCACCCCCGCTCGCTGCCCGACGCGCGTATGGCGACGTGCTCAGGGTGCAGCCGCGGCCATCTACACCATCCAGTACCTCTGATCAG ATAGACGACTATTCCTCTCTCCTGCTCGTTGGGAACGGGCTCATGGCGGCGTTGCGATGCGGGGATGGCTGCTGCGGCGGGAGTTTGAGTAATGGGGTCCTTCGATTCGTGATGACCGTTGGCCGCCGGATCACTCCAGCACCACCACGCCGCGGCTCagacgacctcgccgccgtcgcgacGCACGGACGACCCATCCCCCTCCCGCGGGTGAGGTGCCGGTTGGCGACCGGCGACCTCCCAGCCTGCGGACCGACGGCGGCTCCCTTGCCCCAGCCCGACAGCAGCGACAGCGGCGAGCTCCCACccggcgggtcgacggcggtTAGATTCTTCGACAGCCAGCGCAAGTGGCGCCCCACACCCGGCCACCTCCCTGGGAGGCTCGACTGA
- the LOC120655946 gene encoding translation initiation factor IF-2-like isoform X1, which translates to MPRQLGPTSIRLRRPLRGDGRRSRDRTGGGNARILTAAAPRLYANPALRGNRTLLSCVLSGSELTGAASSVSPPAIARPPAAPSTAASSATAPVPARAPATGVRRSTANVPRHRPSQRPATTGLASTARHRRSRRRPSTALPAARSSRLHPSRRRGPRCRALATRPLDLRRRTALFSPPAPSTTTCGSGTLRAPSPGQCKARSPPGLRRLRRPFGKSSTCDMTRLGETSQHRGFLRQVEEPTRRRGCGPPLPRQAVPRRRPAPRLVGRARGAHHQPHLCARRDRDQPRQAGGHEDHRSVGLDGQPKHHPQVGLAHLHGQSTRPPSGVCAGHRHPAGALAEGGQAPGHRAPGGVPRLHRCVGQPRQPNLLADYAQDAALTSGHRRRRVGP; encoded by the exons ATGCCGCGACAGCTCGGGCCGACTTCAATTCGCCTGCGCCGGCCGTTGAGGGGGGATGGACGAAGGTCAAGGGACCGTACTGGTGGAGGAAATGCAAGGATTCTGACCGCAGCGGCGCCCCGCCTTTACGCCAACCCAGCCCTCCGCGGGAACAGAACTCTACTCAGCTGCGTGCTTTCCGGGAGCGAACTGACGGGCGCTGCTTCATCTGTCTCGCCCCCGGCCATCGCGCGGCCACCGGCCGCGCCCAGTACCGCTGCTTCATCTGCAACCGCTCCggtccccgcgcgcgcgcctgcgACCGGGGTCCGCCGCTCCACTGCCAACGTCCCCCGCCACCGACCAAGTCAGCGCCCCGCCACCACCGGCCTTGCCAGCACCGCCCGGCAtcgccgcagccggcggcggccatccaCCGCCTTACCTGCTGCAAGGAGCTCCCGCCTCCACCCAAGCCGACGCCGCGGACCTAGATGTCGCGCCTTGGCGACCCGGCCACTAGACCTGAGGCGGAGGACTGCCTTGTTCAGTCCACCCGCGCCATCGACGACAACCTGCGGGAGTGGGACACTACGGGCGCCGTCACCTGGGCAGTGCAAGGCCCGGAGTCCACCGGGCCTGCGGAGATTGAGGCGGCCATTCGGGAAGAGTTCAACTTGCGACATGACGAG GCTCGGCGAGACGTCGCAGCATCGAGGTTTTCTTCGTCAAGTGGAGGAGCCTACGAGACGCCGAGGGTGTGGCCCTCCTCTTCCGCGTCAAGCTGTGCCTCGACGGCGTCCCGCGCCACGCTTGgtcggccgagctcgaggagcgCATCATCAGCCGCACCTGTGCGCTCGAAGGGATCGAGACCAACCTCGACAGGCCGGCGGACACGAAGATCATCGATCTGTGGGCCTGGACGGCCAACCCAAGCACCATCCCCAAGTTGGTTTGGCTCACCTTCACGGGCAGAGCACGCGACCCCCATCTGGCGTCTGTGCAGGTCACCGACACCCCGCCGGAGCGCTGGCAGAGGGGGGTCAAGCACCCGGTCATCGTGCACCTGGAGGAGTTCCAAGActacaccgctgcgtcggtcaACCTCGACAACCGAACCTGCTCGCCGACTACGCGCAAGATGCCGCCTTGACGTCTGGGCATCGTCGACGGCGAGTCGGCCCCTAG
- the LOC120655946 gene encoding uncharacterized protein LOC120655946 isoform X2, translated as MSRLGDPATRPEAEDCLVQSTRAIDDNLREWDTTGAVTWAVQGPESTGPAEIEAAIREEFNLRHDEVKVTCHFPESFLIKFKYDRHCSLALEKGSARRRSIEVFFVKWRSLRDAEGVALLFRVKLCLDGVPRHAWSAELEERIISRTCALEGIETNLDRPADTKIIDLWAWTANPSTIPKLVWLTFTGRARDPHLASVQVTDTPPERWQRGVKHPVIVHLEEFQDYTAASVNLDNRTCSPTTRKMPP; from the coding sequence ATGTCGCGCCTTGGCGACCCGGCCACTAGACCTGAGGCGGAGGACTGCCTTGTTCAGTCCACCCGCGCCATCGACGACAACCTGCGGGAGTGGGACACTACGGGCGCCGTCACCTGGGCAGTGCAAGGCCCGGAGTCCACCGGGCCTGCGGAGATTGAGGCGGCCATTCGGGAAGAGTTCAACTTGCGACATGACGAGGTAAAGGTGACCTGCCACTTCCCGGAATCCTTTCTAATCAAGTTCAAGTATGATCGCCATTGTTCGTTGGCCCTCGAGAAAGGCTCGGCGAGACGTCGCAGCATCGAGGTTTTCTTCGTCAAGTGGAGGAGCCTACGAGACGCCGAGGGTGTGGCCCTCCTCTTCCGCGTCAAGCTGTGCCTCGACGGCGTCCCGCGCCACGCTTGgtcggccgagctcgaggagcgCATCATCAGCCGCACCTGTGCGCTCGAAGGGATCGAGACCAACCTCGACAGGCCGGCGGACACGAAGATCATCGATCTGTGGGCCTGGACGGCCAACCCAAGCACCATCCCCAAGTTGGTTTGGCTCACCTTCACGGGCAGAGCACGCGACCCCCATCTGGCGTCTGTGCAGGTCACCGACACCCCGCCGGAGCGCTGGCAGAGGGGGGTCAAGCACCCGGTCATCGTGCACCTGGAGGAGTTCCAAGActacaccgctgcgtcggtcaACCTCGACAACCGAACCTGCTCGCCGACTACGCGCAAGATGCCGCCTTGA